Proteins from a genomic interval of Aquabacterium sp. J223:
- a CDS encoding HU family DNA-binding protein, protein MNRIELIELLAERHGLSKAEAGRVLATLLDAVVTTVKKGGSVTLPGFGSFKQTARAARTGRNPATGDKIKIAAVKLPKFTAGAGFKAAVDPKAAARKAAKAEAKPAKKAPAKKAAAKKVAKR, encoded by the coding sequence ATGAATCGGATTGAACTGATCGAGCTCCTCGCCGAGCGCCATGGCCTGTCGAAGGCCGAAGCGGGCCGCGTGCTGGCCACGCTGCTCGACGCCGTCGTCACCACCGTCAAGAAGGGCGGCTCGGTCACCCTGCCGGGCTTCGGCTCGTTCAAGCAAACCGCGCGCGCCGCGCGCACCGGCCGCAACCCGGCCACCGGCGACAAGATCAAGATCGCCGCGGTGAAGCTGCCCAAGTTCACCGCCGGCGCCGGCTTCAAGGCCGCCGTCGACCCCAAGGCCGCGGCGCGCAAGGCGGCCAAGGCCGAAGCCAAGCCGGCGAAGAAGGCCCCGGCCAAGAAGGCGGCGGCGAAGAAGGTCGCCAAGCGCTGA
- a CDS encoding sensor histidine kinase has product MTPPAPTPAGGPAPGQRPADLANGRSHSLRRRLLVGLIVPMALFVAVDTVSVYRNALQAITLAYDRTLLTTARTLGEWLQWRDGRLLADLPPSALEELEPDSLRGVAWRITGLDGELLAGHAGLPPYPGPMPQRSAYPALVDFYDTDYQGRPVRVAALYQPVVGPDVRGIAVIQVAEGLDLRRQRAQELLRATLLRQALLVLVVAGVTWAVVAHSLKPVEALRAALARRRGDDLSPLEPTALPRELRPVPAAINDLLGRLGGTLERQQQFIRDASHQLRTPLTVLRTQLRNALDGDGDRPADRAALVDMQRTVERAIGLAQQMLALAKVDQVSRRAFAAVRLDEQVREVALDLAPLAAQKSVDLELRAERPVTVLGHEWMLRELARNLLHNALRETPAGGAVLLQVDVDDGQARLQVIDSGPGIDPALAEHLFEPFRTGRPTEGTGLGLTICRDICAALGGRLALDNRQDEAGRVRGATATVRLPAAAGG; this is encoded by the coding sequence GTGACCCCCCCGGCGCCGACGCCCGCCGGCGGGCCGGCCCCCGGCCAAAGGCCGGCGGACCTGGCCAACGGGCGGTCCCACTCCCTGCGCCGACGGCTGCTGGTCGGCTTGATCGTGCCGATGGCGCTGTTCGTCGCCGTGGACACGGTGAGCGTCTACCGCAACGCCCTGCAGGCCATCACGCTGGCCTACGACCGCACGCTGCTGACCACCGCCCGCACGCTGGGCGAATGGCTGCAGTGGCGCGACGGCCGCCTGCTCGCCGACCTGCCGCCGAGTGCGCTGGAAGAACTGGAGCCCGACAGCCTGCGCGGCGTGGCCTGGCGCATCACCGGCCTGGACGGCGAACTGCTGGCCGGCCATGCCGGGCTGCCGCCCTACCCCGGCCCGATGCCGCAGCGCAGCGCCTACCCGGCCCTGGTCGACTTCTACGACACCGACTACCAGGGCCGGCCGGTGCGCGTGGCGGCGCTGTACCAGCCGGTGGTGGGCCCCGACGTGCGCGGCATCGCCGTCATCCAGGTGGCCGAGGGCCTGGACCTGCGCCGCCAGCGCGCGCAGGAGCTGCTGCGCGCCACGCTGCTGCGCCAGGCGCTGCTGGTGCTGGTCGTCGCCGGCGTCACCTGGGCGGTGGTCGCGCACTCGCTGAAACCGGTGGAGGCGCTGCGCGCCGCGCTGGCCCGCCGGCGCGGCGACGACCTGTCGCCGCTCGAACCGACCGCGCTGCCCCGCGAACTGCGCCCGGTGCCGGCGGCCATCAACGACCTGCTGGGCCGCCTCGGCGGCACGCTGGAGCGCCAGCAGCAGTTCATCCGCGACGCCTCGCACCAGCTGCGCACGCCGCTGACGGTGCTGCGCACGCAGTTGCGCAACGCGCTCGACGGCGACGGCGACCGCCCGGCCGACCGCGCGGCCCTGGTCGACATGCAGCGCACCGTCGAACGCGCCATCGGCCTGGCGCAGCAGATGCTGGCGCTGGCCAAGGTGGACCAGGTCAGCCGACGCGCCTTCGCCGCCGTGCGGCTGGACGAGCAGGTGCGCGAGGTGGCACTGGACCTGGCGCCGCTGGCCGCGCAGAAATCGGTGGACCTGGAGCTGCGGGCCGAGCGGCCGGTGACCGTGCTCGGCCATGAGTGGATGCTGCGCGAGCTCGCGCGCAACCTGCTGCACAACGCGCTGCGCGAGACCCCTGCCGGCGGGGCCGTGCTGCTGCAGGTGGACGTCGACGACGGGCAGGCCCGGCTGCAGGTGATCGACAGCGGCCCGGGCATCGACCCCGCGCTGGCGGAGCACCTGTTCGAGCCCTTCCGCACCGGCCGGCCCACCGAAGGCACCGGCCTCGGCCTCACCATCTGCCGCGACATCTGCGCCGCGCTCGGCGGCCGCCTTGCGCTGGACAACCGCCAGGACGAGGCCGGCCGGGTGCGGGGGGCCACGGCCACCGTGCGACTGCCGGCCGCGGCCGGCGGTTGA
- a CDS encoding EAL domain-containing protein: MPLRRAFSDLLARLSVGRKLALIYLLDLSAVIFISGILIHEKYIAIDFARKEVAGNAYLRELQPLVIALAGQRPAPASPPLSEIEARHGAGMDSAGPNGALQASLQSLEAGTRHAEAERPVALGRALDDALALINRVGNQSNLILDPDLDSYYTMSVVLLRFPELLALVSQIDAVLQADLPRHQVRDADARTRYFILEGRLDATAKGLKSDLNEAFSAAADGQLRQALEGPGAAMAERIDAFRNAARALMDEPKAAQAAGLQAAREALLGDAAIGWALSSQQLDRLIDLRINGFFQRMWLHLGTALFILALILTAVYSVAKRISQPLKRLSTVVDTVRRTGNHRQRVHWDSRDEIGRLVVGFNGMLAELDEQRQAQQELAASARAAEAQQRLVEAMPIPLMVTSVPEHDVLHANGPALRWLGDHRHDPWGTALAPAVRARFFQQLADRDAVDEFEVHWRAGDEGTWAVLSARRLHYQGREAVLTAFAPVNHLKVMEQRLELWAKVFEASSEAILIVDAQQRIVTVNRAFCQATGHEVPEVSGEHPGLLLAPEEREGFFARLWPHLRRRSSWQGEVTVQRRDGSRYPAWLVVSAVRDRQGQSSHHIFTSLDISDRKASEERIQYLAQHDVLTGLPNRSLCIERLRMAMQQAQRNGHQVAVLFIDLDRFKTINDSLGHHVGDSLLKSVAKRLSQAVRGGDTVSRLGGDEFIVVLGEVHDAEEVASLVERRLLPLIRQVHEAAGVELHVSCSVGAALFPGDSQDIDELLRHADVAMYQAKALGRDGVQFFTPELNQQTQRRQQVESLLRHAVERSQLSLHFQPRVAAADGRCLGAEALLRWQSPELGAVGPADFIPIAEESRLIVPIGAWVIDAACRQQAQWRAEGLGEVAMAINLSAVQLRDPALPDVLREALQRHGCRPASIELELTESTLMDGAEQTLQQLHALKALGIQLAVDDFGTGYSSLHYLHRFPIDRLKIDRSFVRDLLTDRAHQAITRAVIGLGHALHLRVVAEGVENEATAQALRVAGCDELQGFHFARPLPAAELAQWLRQEGRAEVAAPELPAHA, encoded by the coding sequence ATGCCCCTCCGGCGAGCCTTCTCCGACCTGCTGGCCCGGCTCAGCGTGGGCCGCAAGCTCGCCCTGATCTACCTGCTGGACCTGTCCGCGGTGATCTTCATCAGCGGCATCCTGATCCACGAGAAGTACATCGCCATCGACTTCGCGCGCAAGGAGGTGGCCGGCAACGCCTACCTGCGCGAGCTGCAGCCGCTGGTGATCGCGCTGGCGGGCCAGCGGCCGGCACCGGCGTCGCCGCCGCTGTCGGAGATCGAGGCCCGGCACGGTGCCGGCATGGACAGCGCCGGGCCCAACGGCGCGCTGCAGGCATCGCTGCAGTCGCTCGAGGCCGGCACCCGCCACGCCGAAGCCGAACGGCCGGTGGCGCTCGGCCGCGCGCTGGACGATGCCCTGGCGCTGATCAATCGGGTGGGCAACCAGTCCAACCTCATCCTCGACCCCGACCTCGACAGCTACTACACGATGTCGGTGGTGCTGCTGCGTTTCCCCGAGCTGCTGGCCCTGGTGTCGCAGATCGACGCCGTGCTGCAGGCCGACCTGCCGCGCCACCAGGTGCGCGACGCCGACGCCCGCACCCGCTACTTCATCCTCGAGGGCCGGCTGGACGCCACCGCCAAGGGCCTGAAGAGCGACCTCAACGAGGCCTTCTCCGCCGCCGCCGACGGCCAGCTGCGGCAGGCGCTGGAAGGCCCGGGGGCCGCGATGGCCGAGCGCATCGACGCCTTCCGCAACGCCGCCCGGGCGCTGATGGACGAGCCGAAGGCGGCCCAGGCCGCCGGCCTGCAGGCGGCACGCGAGGCGCTGCTGGGCGATGCCGCCATCGGCTGGGCGCTGAGCTCGCAGCAGCTGGACCGGCTGATCGACCTGCGCATCAACGGCTTCTTCCAGCGCATGTGGCTGCACCTCGGCACGGCGCTGTTCATCCTCGCGCTCATCCTCACCGCCGTGTACTCGGTGGCCAAGCGCATCTCGCAGCCGCTGAAGCGGCTGTCCACCGTGGTCGACACCGTGCGCCGCACCGGCAACCACCGCCAGCGGGTGCACTGGGACAGCCGCGACGAGATCGGCCGCCTGGTGGTGGGCTTCAACGGCATGCTGGCCGAGCTGGACGAGCAGCGGCAGGCGCAGCAGGAGCTGGCCGCCAGCGCCCGCGCCGCCGAGGCGCAGCAGCGGCTGGTCGAGGCCATGCCCATCCCGCTGATGGTGACCTCGGTGCCCGAGCACGACGTGCTGCACGCCAACGGACCGGCGCTGCGCTGGCTGGGCGATCACCGCCACGACCCCTGGGGCACGGCGCTGGCGCCGGCGGTGCGGGCGCGCTTCTTCCAGCAGCTGGCCGACCGCGACGCCGTCGACGAGTTCGAGGTGCACTGGCGCGCCGGCGACGAGGGCACCTGGGCCGTGCTGTCGGCGCGGCGGCTGCACTACCAGGGCCGCGAGGCGGTGCTGACCGCCTTCGCGCCGGTCAACCACCTGAAGGTGATGGAGCAGCGGCTGGAGCTGTGGGCCAAGGTGTTCGAGGCGTCGTCGGAGGCCATCCTCATCGTCGACGCGCAGCAGCGCATCGTCACCGTCAACCGCGCCTTCTGCCAGGCCACCGGCCACGAGGTGCCGGAGGTGAGCGGCGAGCACCCCGGGCTGCTGCTCGCGCCCGAGGAACGCGAAGGCTTCTTCGCGCGGCTGTGGCCGCACCTGCGCCGGCGGTCGTCCTGGCAGGGCGAGGTGACCGTGCAGCGCCGCGACGGCAGCCGCTACCCGGCGTGGCTGGTGGTCAGCGCGGTGCGCGACCGCCAGGGCCAGAGCTCGCACCACATCTTCACCTCGCTCGACATCAGCGACCGCAAGGCCAGCGAGGAGCGCATCCAGTACCTGGCCCAGCACGACGTGCTGACCGGACTGCCCAACCGGTCGCTGTGCATCGAACGGCTGCGCATGGCCATGCAGCAGGCGCAGCGCAACGGCCACCAGGTGGCGGTCCTGTTCATCGACCTCGACCGCTTCAAGACCATCAACGACTCGCTGGGCCACCACGTCGGCGACAGCCTGCTGAAGTCGGTGGCGAAGCGGCTGTCGCAGGCGGTGCGCGGCGGCGACACCGTGAGCCGGCTCGGCGGCGACGAGTTCATCGTGGTGCTCGGCGAGGTGCACGACGCCGAGGAGGTGGCGTCGCTGGTCGAGCGCCGGCTGCTGCCGCTGATCCGCCAGGTGCACGAGGCGGCGGGGGTGGAGCTGCACGTGTCGTGCAGCGTCGGCGCCGCCCTCTTCCCCGGCGACTCGCAGGACATCGACGAGCTGCTGCGCCACGCCGACGTGGCGATGTACCAGGCCAAGGCACTGGGCCGCGACGGCGTGCAGTTCTTCACCCCGGAACTCAACCAGCAGACGCAGCGCCGCCAGCAGGTGGAGTCGCTGCTGCGGCACGCGGTGGAGCGCAGCCAGCTGTCGCTGCATTTCCAGCCGCGGGTCGCGGCCGCCGACGGCCGTTGCCTGGGGGCCGAGGCGCTGCTGCGCTGGCAGTCACCCGAGCTGGGCGCGGTGGGACCGGCCGACTTCATCCCCATCGCGGAGGAGTCGCGGCTGATCGTGCCCATCGGCGCCTGGGTCATCGACGCCGCCTGTCGCCAGCAGGCGCAGTGGCGCGCCGAGGGGCTGGGCGAGGTGGCGATGGCGATCAACCTGTCCGCGGTGCAGCTGCGCGACCCGGCGCTGCCGGACGTCCTGCGCGAGGCCCTGCAACGCCACGGCTGCCGGCCGGCGTCGATCGAGCTGGAGCTGACCGAATCGACGCTGATGGACGGCGCCGAGCAGACGCTGCAGCAGCTGCACGCCCTGAAGGCGCTGGGCATCCAGCTGGCCGTGGACGACTTCGGCACCGGCTACTCCAGCCTGCACTACCTGCACCGCTTCCCCATCGACCGGCTGAAGATCGACCGCTCCTTCGTGCGCGACCTGCTGACCGACCGCGCCCACCAGGCCATCACCCGCGCCGTGATCGGCCTCGGCCATGCGCTGCACCTTCGCGTGGTGGCCGAGGGCGTGGAGAACGAAGCCACCGCGCAGGCGCTGCGCGTGGCGGGCTGCGACGAACTGCAGGGCTTCCACTTCGCGCGGCCGCTGCCGGCCGCCGAGCTGGCGCAGTGGCTGCGGCAGGAGGGCCGCGCCGAGGTGGCGGCCCCGGAGCTGCCGGCGCACGCGTGA
- a CDS encoding response regulator, with amino-acid sequence MNPAMTVADGPRLLLVEDEPDLAAALQRALEARGFAVTCCGNGSEAMNRLRHDPPALLLLDLTIPGLDGLQVLHKARAEQIGVPIVVLTARSAVGDRVVGLNAGADDYLGKPFDLDELEARIRALLRRHGRDTEAVQRCGRLQLDRAAGAFYVGEQVLELTPREQALLKALMATPGRAVAKERLFRLVFPMATEVQFEAIEVVAYRLRKKLAGSGTALVTLRGLGYLLREDAAT; translated from the coding sequence CCCGACCTGGCCGCCGCGCTGCAGCGTGCCCTCGAAGCGCGCGGCTTCGCCGTCACCTGCTGCGGCAACGGCAGCGAGGCGATGAACCGCCTGCGCCACGACCCGCCCGCGCTGCTGCTGCTGGACCTGACCATCCCCGGACTCGACGGCCTGCAGGTGCTGCACAAGGCGCGCGCCGAGCAGATCGGCGTGCCCATCGTCGTGCTCACCGCGCGCAGCGCCGTCGGCGACCGCGTCGTCGGCCTCAACGCCGGTGCCGACGACTACCTCGGCAAGCCCTTCGACCTCGACGAGTTGGAGGCGCGCATCCGCGCGCTGCTGCGCCGCCACGGCCGCGACACCGAGGCGGTGCAGCGCTGCGGCCGGCTGCAGCTGGACCGCGCGGCCGGCGCCTTCTACGTCGGCGAGCAGGTGCTGGAGCTGACGCCGCGCGAGCAGGCGCTGCTGAAGGCGCTGATGGCGACGCCGGGGCGCGCGGTGGCCAAGGAACGGCTGTTCCGCCTGGTCTTCCCGATGGCCACGGAGGTCCAGTTCGAGGCCATCGAGGTGGTGGCCTACCGGCTGCGCAAGAAGCTGGCCGGCTCGGGCACCGCGCTGGTCACGCTGCGCGGCCTGGGTTACCTGCTGCGCGAGGACGCCGCGACGTGA
- a CDS encoding diguanylate cyclase, translated as MLRSLRSRVALAFGGVVIAVVGALSLVLGHMTARRMLADQAVALDTLARSTADVLADGLAERLREVELLAASPPASPADWQRVMARAQQSRPRFSWMGLVEPDGRVRHATGDLLVGESVAERPWFIAARAAPVVGDVHTAKLLAARLPASATGEPLRFIDFAAPVRADGRLQAVIGVHVSWDWARDVIGRLRSPLARHRGVTVFILDHRGEVILRPLGLDGPERPIALDQLPADGARAVRWADRSDHLTAAARLPSPAGPTDMGWTIVARQPVAQALAPARAARHAAWAIGAVAALLATVLAWLALGRYTRPLAQMAEAARQVEAGDRVTEIRQHHGAAELRQLSASLRGMTASLRQREQALAEANRVLEARVAERTRDLLHAQSALQQANAELQALASRDALTGLFNRRLLDERLAAELARHRRSGRPLAVVLADIDHFKAVNDGHGHAEGDRVLRDVARCLQGTVRGTDIVGRYGGEEFLLLLPDTPAEGALAACEKLRAVVAACPGAVRVTISLGIAVPAADWPDAAAVLAAADAALYRAKAEGRNRVVLQGPAVATRPDQPADAPA; from the coding sequence ATGCTCCGCTCCCTGCGCTCACGCGTCGCCCTGGCCTTCGGCGGCGTCGTCATCGCCGTCGTCGGCGCGCTGTCGCTGGTGCTCGGGCACATGACGGCCCGCCGCATGCTGGCCGACCAGGCCGTCGCGCTCGACACCCTCGCCCGCTCCACCGCCGACGTGCTGGCCGACGGCCTGGCCGAACGGCTGCGCGAGGTCGAACTGCTGGCCGCCTCGCCGCCGGCCAGCCCGGCCGACTGGCAGCGCGTGATGGCACGGGCGCAGCAGAGCCGGCCTCGTTTCAGCTGGATGGGCCTGGTCGAGCCCGACGGCCGGGTGCGACACGCCACCGGCGACCTGCTGGTGGGCGAGTCGGTGGCCGAGCGGCCCTGGTTCATCGCCGCGCGCGCGGCGCCCGTCGTCGGCGACGTGCACACCGCCAAGCTGCTGGCCGCGCGGCTGCCGGCCTCGGCCACCGGCGAGCCGCTGCGCTTCATCGACTTCGCGGCCCCGGTGCGCGCCGATGGCCGGCTGCAGGCGGTGATCGGGGTGCACGTGTCCTGGGACTGGGCACGGGACGTCATCGGCCGCCTGCGCAGCCCGCTGGCGCGGCACCGGGGCGTCACCGTCTTCATCCTCGACCACCGCGGCGAGGTCATTCTGCGGCCGCTGGGCCTCGATGGCCCGGAGCGGCCGATCGCCCTCGACCAGCTGCCCGCGGACGGCGCCAGGGCCGTGCGCTGGGCCGACCGGTCGGACCACCTGACGGCCGCCGCCCGGCTGCCCTCGCCGGCCGGGCCCACCGACATGGGCTGGACCATCGTCGCCCGCCAGCCGGTGGCGCAGGCGCTGGCGCCGGCCCGGGCGGCGCGGCATGCGGCCTGGGCGATCGGCGCGGTGGCCGCGTTGCTGGCCACCGTGCTGGCCTGGCTGGCGCTGGGCCGCTACACCCGGCCGCTGGCGCAGATGGCCGAGGCCGCGCGGCAGGTGGAAGCCGGCGACCGCGTGACCGAGATCCGCCAGCACCACGGCGCTGCCGAGCTGCGCCAACTCAGCGCCTCGCTGCGCGGCATGACCGCCTCGCTGCGCCAGCGCGAGCAGGCGCTGGCCGAGGCGAACCGGGTGCTGGAGGCGCGGGTGGCCGAACGCACCCGCGACCTGCTGCACGCCCAGTCGGCGCTGCAGCAGGCCAACGCGGAACTGCAGGCGCTGGCCTCGCGCGATGCGCTGACCGGGCTGTTCAACCGTCGCCTGCTGGACGAGCGGCTGGCCGCCGAGCTGGCGCGGCATCGCCGCAGCGGCCGGCCGCTGGCCGTGGTGCTGGCCGACATCGACCACTTCAAGGCGGTCAACGACGGCCATGGCCATGCCGAGGGCGACCGCGTGCTGCGCGACGTGGCGCGCTGCCTGCAGGGCACCGTGCGCGGCACCGACATCGTCGGCCGCTACGGCGGCGAGGAGTTCCTGCTGCTGCTGCCCGACACGCCGGCCGAGGGCGCGCTGGCCGCCTGCGAGAAGCTGCGCGCGGTGGTCGCCGCCTGTCCCGGTGCGGTGCGGGTGACCATCAGCCTGGGCATCGCGGTGCCGGCCGCCGACTGGCCCGACGCCGCCGCCGTCCTGGCCGCGGCCGATGCGGCGCTGTACCGGGCCAAGGCCGAGGGCCGCAACCGGGTGGTGCTGCAGGGGCCGGCGGTCGCCACGCGGCCCGACCAGCCCGCCGACGCGCCGGCCTGA